gttttaatataaaaaatgtatctatatttaatgtttaaaattattaaatatgtagaAAATGAGAATTCAAAACTCAATTACTAGCTAGCATATGAGGTTgttctagaaaaaaataaataataaactttaAATGTTAATTGCGCttctatttaacttttttttttttttgggtaaacaaGGTGAATACCATTGAACCAACAAGAGCACCTTTCCTTCCACCACATGTGGCAAGCATCAGGCCTCATAAACTAGAaacactaaacacataatcttgGATGAAAACTTCTACTCCTAATAAATTTTTGAGCTAGTTTGAAGATATCTATTCTGGCCACCACTTCATATTTAATCCTTGCAACAGCATCGCTGGGACTAATATTGATTTTCTTGAACAATCTCCAATTTCTGGCACGCCAAGCATAATACACCATTCCACTTATTAGAGCAGCAACAATTTCCTTCACAAACTTTCTCCAATGCCTGTTCTTTACAACTTCTAGCACTTGTTTGATCCCTACAGCAGGCAACTTAATACCTGTCCACTGCATCATTTCATTTCTGACTTCACAGAACCAACTGCAAGTGACAAACAGATGGTGATTGATTTCAAGATCTTTTTTATCACACAAACAACACACAACCTCATCAACAGGGATATTCATcttgatcaatctttcctttgtTAGTAACTTGCTGTGCACAGCTAACCAGAGGATGAATCTCTGCTTGGGGAGTGATATTGCATTCCAAATAAGATCAGTTATGCCCATATTCACTTGATTCTCTAACATGGCTTGATAGCTCTTTGTAATATCTTGCGATGAGTATATATCTATCTTGCACATACCAGCTTCTCATACATTCCTTGAGGGACAACAACTTTCTCCAATACCCGCTACTATCTTGTGGAGGTTTATGTGCCTACACATTGAGATCATCCTTTATGTATATACAATGTACCCATTTTACCTATAAGTtgtctttcttttgcactattTGCCACAGTAACTTACCAACTGAAGCCACATTCCGCTTACCACACTTCTTGATATTTAAACCCCCGTACTTCTTAGGAACACAGACTTTTCTCCAAGCAATTAAaggtatttttctctttttttcagtATTTCTCCATAAGAACGCTCTACATTTGCTATCTACTGCTTTTACCACACTTTAAGGTAAGATGAAAATTGAACCCCAAAAGCTATGTACTAAAGACAATACTGCAAAGACTACTTGCAATCTTCCTACATATGACAATCTTCTTGCATAAGTAGCTCT
This genomic stretch from Capsicum annuum cultivar UCD-10X-F1 unplaced genomic scaffold, UCD10Xv1.1 ctg31847, whole genome shotgun sequence harbors:
- the LOC124891182 gene encoding uncharacterized protein LOC124891182 — its product is MGITDLIWNAISLPKQRFILWLAVHSKLLTKERLIKMNIPVDEVVCCLCDKKDLEINHHLFVTCSWFCEVRNEMMQWTGIKLPAVGIKQVLEVVKNRHWRKFVKEIVAALISGMVYYAWRARNWRLFKKINISPSDAVARIKYEVVARIDIFKLAQKFIRSRSFHPRLCV